Proteins found in one Triticum aestivum cultivar Chinese Spring chromosome 4D, IWGSC CS RefSeq v2.1, whole genome shotgun sequence genomic segment:
- the LOC123097406 gene encoding receptor protein kinase TMK1 isoform X1 translates to MGRDSHLILLVVLLVSSLAAAAKSADEDVIFGLAKLLSSPPSSWGAGGDVCVFEGITCERGGSGGVTSIDLGDMGLTGTLPTSLSSLTALKELHLQGNALHGDFPSLAGCTDLTRLVLDGNGFTSLPSDFLKDLPSLQYLSLEDLPLKPWSVPDAIVGSSLLETFSASNASIAGAFPAVLANLSSLRSLRLSYNNLTGGLPAGLAELIALESLQLNNQISDGKLSGSIAVVAAMKNLRLLWIQSNKFTGPIPDFSNSQLEAFNVRDNRLTGVVPASLYEIKTLRNVSLTNNLFQGPMPDFRGVNVDLAADTVSRFCQSRPGPCDPLVTTLLSVAAGFGYPAELAETWNGNTPCGNWIGIVCSNGDVSIFDLHNRGLSGTISPAIANLTSVGKLDLSNNHLTGVIPDTLTTMSNLKIFIVSNNSLDGELPKFKPSVKVLANGNQFGKSDSGSQSVSAGALKWKSDAGMIIGILVAVVLLVIIVGLFVHHLRKKNAEKFRPVSSKESADESEMMKIQVVETNWSVNGNTAVPADYSQVSAGSANITHLFESHGMQLPIEVLLKATDNFNEDFILGKGGFGVVFKGNLNGRLVAVKRCDSGTMGTKGQQEFMAEIDVLTKVRHRHLVGLLGYCTHGYERLLVYEYMSDGTLREHLCDLQRSGYTPLTWTQRMTIALDVARGIEYLHGLAQETFIHRDLKPSNILLDQDLRAKVSDFGLVKLANDTDKSMMTRVAGTFGYLAPEYATTGKVTTKVDVYAYGVILMEMITGRKVLDDSLPDDETHLVTIFRRNMLDKEKFRKFVDPTLELGAEAWKSLLEVADLARHCTAREQNQRPDMCHCVNRLSSLLDEWKPTEVDDDDECETSEMHLNQQLEKWRCDDFTISDSDTFSTFNM, encoded by the exons ATGGGGAGGGATTCGCACCTCATCCTTCTCGtcgtcctcctcgtctcctccctcgccgccgccgcgaaaTCTGCCGATGAGGACGTCATCTTTGGGCTCGCCAAGTTGTTGTCCAGCCCGCCCTCGTCCTGGGGCGCCGGCGGCGACGTCTGCGTCTTCGAGGGCATCACCTGCgagcgcggcggctcgggcggggtCACCTCCATCGACCTCGGGGACATGGGTCTCACCGGGACCCTGCCCACCTCCCTGTCCTCCCTCACTGCGCTCAAGGAGTTGCATCTCCAGGGCAACGCACTACACGGCGACTTCCCATCGCTCGCCGGCTGCACCGACCTCACCCGCCTTGTGCTCGACGGCAATGGGTTTACCTCCCTCCCAAGTGACTTCCTCAAAGACCTGCCCTCCCTGCAATACCTCAGCCTGGAGGACCTGCCACTCAAGCCGTGGTCCGTCCCTGACGCCATTGTCGGCTCCTCCTTACTCGAAACCTTCTCCGCCTCCAATGCCTCCATCGCGGGTGCCTTCCCGGCAGTTCTCGCCAACCTTTCATCGTTGAGGTCTCTGCGGCTGTCATATAATAACCTCACTGGTGGACTCCCGGCCGGGCTGGCTGAGCTGATTGCCCTAGAGAGTCTGCAGCTGAACAACCAGATTTCGGATGGGAAGCTGTCAGGGTCTATTGCTGTTGTTGCTGCAATGAAGAACCTAAGGCTGCTGTGGATCCAGTCTAATAAATTCACGGGCCCAATCCCGGATTTTAGCAACTCACAGCTAGAGGCGTTCAATGTCAGGGACAATAGGCTTACTGGTGTGGTGCCAGCCTCACTCTATGAGATCAAGACACTGCGTAATGTGTCACTGACTAATAATCTTTTTCAGGGGCCGATGCCTGATTTTCGTGGTGTAAATGTAGACCTCGCTGCTGACACCGTGAGCAGGTTCTGTCAGTCAAGGCCTGGGCCATGTGATCCGCTGGTTACAACTCTGCTTTCGGTGGCCGCAGGGTTTGGATACCCAGCTGAACTTGCGGAAACGTGGAATGGGAACACACCATGTGGTAATTGGATTGGTATTGTATGCTCAAATGGGGATGTTAGCATTTTTGATTTGCACAATCGTGGTTTGTCAGGGACGATATCGCCGGCTATTGCAAACCTGACTAGTGTTGGAAAGCTAGATCTCTCAAATAATCACCTCACTGGGGTGATACCGGATACTCTGACGACAATGTCAAACCTGAAAATTTTCATTGTCTCAAATAATAGCCTCGATGGTGAACTGCCCAAGTTTAAGCCTTCAGTCAAGGTACTGGCCAACGGAAACCAGTTTGGGAAATCAGATAGTGGTTCCCAGAGTGTTTCTGCAGGTGCACTGAAATGGAAGTCGGATGCTGGCATGATTATTGGAATTCTTGTAGCTGTGGTTCTTCTTGTTATCATTGTTGGGCTTTTTGTACATCATCTGAGGAAGAAGAATGCAGAGAAGTTCAGGCCAGTCTCATCAAAGGAGTCTGCTGATGAATCTGAGATGATGAAAATTCAGGTGGTTGAAACAAATTGGAGTGTCAATGGAAATACTGCAGTTCCAGCTGATTACAGCCAGGTGAGTGCTGGTAGTGCAAACATTACTCATCTGTTTGAGTCCCACGGAATGCAATTGCCTATTGAAGTGCTGCTAAAGGCCACAGACAACTTTAATGAGGACTTTATTTTAGGTAAAGGGGGGTTTGGGGTGGTCTTCAAGGGGAACCTCAATGGGAGGTTGGTTGCTGTGAAGAGGTGTGACAGTGGCACTATGGGGACTAAAGGGCAGCAAGAGTTCATGGCTGAGATTGATGTGCTTACGAAAGTAAGGCATCGACACTTGGTTGGACTACTTGGGTACTGTACCCATGGCTACGAGAGGCTCCTGGTCTATGAGTATATGTCTGATGGAACATTGCGTGAGCACCTATGTGATCTTCAGCGGAGTGGTTATACTCCTCTTACATGGACACAGAGAATGACAATAGCTTTGGATGTTGCGAGAGGGATAGAATATTTGCATGGCTTGGCACAGGAGACTTTCATCCATAGGGATCTGAAGCCTTCCAATATACTGCTGGACCAGGATTTAAGAGCCAAGGTATCAGACTTTGGGTTGGTCAAGCTTGCTAATGACACTGACAAATCAATGATGACAAGGGTGGCAGGGACATTTGGATACCTTGCGCCTGAATACGCTA CTACAGGGAAAGTAACTACAAAAGTTGACGTTTATGCATATGGCGTCATACTAATGGAGATGATCACTGGAAGGAAAGTACTTGATGACTCATTACCTGATGACGAAACACATCTTGTAACAATCTTCCGAAGAAATATGCTTGACAAAGAAAAGTTCAGAAAGTTTGTGGATCCTACACTAGAACTCGGTGCTGAGGCTTGGAAGAGCCTGCTGGAGGTAGCTGATCTTGCCAGGCATTGCACAGCACGAGAGCAAAACCAGAGGCCCGACATGTGCCACTGTGTGAACCGACTTTCCAGTCTGCTTGATGAGTGGAAGCCTAcagaagttgatgatgatgacgagtgcGAGACAAGTGAGATGCATCTCAACCAGCAACTTGAGAAATGGAGGTGTGATGATTTTACCATATCAGATTCAGATACGTTCAGCACATTCAATATGTAA
- the LOC123097406 gene encoding receptor protein kinase TMK1 isoform X2 — protein sequence MGRDSHLILLVVLLVSSLAAAAKSADEDVIFGLAKLLSSPPSSWGAGGDVCVFEGITCERGGSGGVTSIDLGDMGLTGTLPTSLSSLTALKELHLQGNALHGDFPSLAGCTDLTRLVLDGNGFTSLPSDFLKDLPSLQYLSLEDLPLKPWSVPDAIVGSSLLETFSASNASIAGAFPAVLANLSSLRSLRLSYNNLTGGLPAGLAELIALESLQLNNQISDGKLSGSIAVVAAMKNLRLLWIQSNKFTGPIPDFSNSQLEAFNVRDNRLTGVVPASLYEIKTLRNVSLTNNLFQGPMPDFRGVNVDLAADTVSRFCQSRPGPCDPLVTTLLSVAAGFGYPAELAETWNGNTPCGNWIGIVCSNGDVSIFDLHNRGLSGTISPAIANLTSVGKLDLSNNHLTGVIPDTLTTMSNLKIFIVSNNSLDGELPKFKPSVKVLANGNQFGKSDSGSQSVSAGALKWKSDAGMIIGILVAVVLLVIIVGLFVHHLRKKNAEKFRPVSSKESADESEMMKIQVVETNWSVNGNTAVPADYSQVSAGSANITHLFESHGMQLPIEVLLKATDNFNEDFILGKGGFGVVFKGNLNGRLVAVKRCDSGTMGTKGQQEFMAEIDVLTKVRHRHLVGLLGYCTHGYERLLVYEYMSDGTLREHLCDLQRSGYTPLTWTQRMTIALDVARGIEYLHGLAQETFIHRDLKPSNILLDQDLRAKVSDFGLVKLANDTDKSMMTRVAGTFGYLAPEYAMKYQTQVGSGYVRSMAISLSSKLEEPVLKLKRGKTSNELIQRLPCCIIFRNPNPLYKEMLHSAAKAGPKNLGWRKHHTTILNGGEYSKNGRWLTMKLFEETDHLTSTGKVTTKVDVYAYGVILMEMITGRKVLDDSLPDDETHLVTIFRRNMLDKEKFRKFVDPTLELGAEAWKSLLEVADLARHCTAREQNQRPDMCHCVNRLSSLLDEWKPTEVDDDDECETSEMHLNQQLEKWRCDDFTISDSDTFSTFNM from the exons ATGGGGAGGGATTCGCACCTCATCCTTCTCGtcgtcctcctcgtctcctccctcgccgccgccgcgaaaTCTGCCGATGAGGACGTCATCTTTGGGCTCGCCAAGTTGTTGTCCAGCCCGCCCTCGTCCTGGGGCGCCGGCGGCGACGTCTGCGTCTTCGAGGGCATCACCTGCgagcgcggcggctcgggcggggtCACCTCCATCGACCTCGGGGACATGGGTCTCACCGGGACCCTGCCCACCTCCCTGTCCTCCCTCACTGCGCTCAAGGAGTTGCATCTCCAGGGCAACGCACTACACGGCGACTTCCCATCGCTCGCCGGCTGCACCGACCTCACCCGCCTTGTGCTCGACGGCAATGGGTTTACCTCCCTCCCAAGTGACTTCCTCAAAGACCTGCCCTCCCTGCAATACCTCAGCCTGGAGGACCTGCCACTCAAGCCGTGGTCCGTCCCTGACGCCATTGTCGGCTCCTCCTTACTCGAAACCTTCTCCGCCTCCAATGCCTCCATCGCGGGTGCCTTCCCGGCAGTTCTCGCCAACCTTTCATCGTTGAGGTCTCTGCGGCTGTCATATAATAACCTCACTGGTGGACTCCCGGCCGGGCTGGCTGAGCTGATTGCCCTAGAGAGTCTGCAGCTGAACAACCAGATTTCGGATGGGAAGCTGTCAGGGTCTATTGCTGTTGTTGCTGCAATGAAGAACCTAAGGCTGCTGTGGATCCAGTCTAATAAATTCACGGGCCCAATCCCGGATTTTAGCAACTCACAGCTAGAGGCGTTCAATGTCAGGGACAATAGGCTTACTGGTGTGGTGCCAGCCTCACTCTATGAGATCAAGACACTGCGTAATGTGTCACTGACTAATAATCTTTTTCAGGGGCCGATGCCTGATTTTCGTGGTGTAAATGTAGACCTCGCTGCTGACACCGTGAGCAGGTTCTGTCAGTCAAGGCCTGGGCCATGTGATCCGCTGGTTACAACTCTGCTTTCGGTGGCCGCAGGGTTTGGATACCCAGCTGAACTTGCGGAAACGTGGAATGGGAACACACCATGTGGTAATTGGATTGGTATTGTATGCTCAAATGGGGATGTTAGCATTTTTGATTTGCACAATCGTGGTTTGTCAGGGACGATATCGCCGGCTATTGCAAACCTGACTAGTGTTGGAAAGCTAGATCTCTCAAATAATCACCTCACTGGGGTGATACCGGATACTCTGACGACAATGTCAAACCTGAAAATTTTCATTGTCTCAAATAATAGCCTCGATGGTGAACTGCCCAAGTTTAAGCCTTCAGTCAAGGTACTGGCCAACGGAAACCAGTTTGGGAAATCAGATAGTGGTTCCCAGAGTGTTTCTGCAGGTGCACTGAAATGGAAGTCGGATGCTGGCATGATTATTGGAATTCTTGTAGCTGTGGTTCTTCTTGTTATCATTGTTGGGCTTTTTGTACATCATCTGAGGAAGAAGAATGCAGAGAAGTTCAGGCCAGTCTCATCAAAGGAGTCTGCTGATGAATCTGAGATGATGAAAATTCAGGTGGTTGAAACAAATTGGAGTGTCAATGGAAATACTGCAGTTCCAGCTGATTACAGCCAGGTGAGTGCTGGTAGTGCAAACATTACTCATCTGTTTGAGTCCCACGGAATGCAATTGCCTATTGAAGTGCTGCTAAAGGCCACAGACAACTTTAATGAGGACTTTATTTTAGGTAAAGGGGGGTTTGGGGTGGTCTTCAAGGGGAACCTCAATGGGAGGTTGGTTGCTGTGAAGAGGTGTGACAGTGGCACTATGGGGACTAAAGGGCAGCAAGAGTTCATGGCTGAGATTGATGTGCTTACGAAAGTAAGGCATCGACACTTGGTTGGACTACTTGGGTACTGTACCCATGGCTACGAGAGGCTCCTGGTCTATGAGTATATGTCTGATGGAACATTGCGTGAGCACCTATGTGATCTTCAGCGGAGTGGTTATACTCCTCTTACATGGACACAGAGAATGACAATAGCTTTGGATGTTGCGAGAGGGATAGAATATTTGCATGGCTTGGCACAGGAGACTTTCATCCATAGGGATCTGAAGCCTTCCAATATACTGCTGGACCAGGATTTAAGAGCCAAGGTATCAGACTTTGGGTTGGTCAAGCTTGCTAATGACACTGACAAATCAATGATGACAAGGGTGGCAGGGACATTTGGATACCTTGCGCCTGAATACGCTA TGAAATACCAAACTCAAGTTGGAAGTGGATATGTCAGAAGTATGGCTATTTCCTTATCTTCCAAATTAGAAGAG CCCGTCCTCAAGCTGAAACGAGGGAAAACGAGCAATGAGCTCATCCAACGCCTCCCATGTTGCATCATCTTCAGAAACCCCAACCCACTGTACAAGGAAATGCTTCACTCGGCGGCGAAGGCTGGACCGAAGAACCTTGGCTGGCGCAAGCACCACACGACTATCCTCAATGGCGGGGAGTATAGCAAGAATGGCCGATGGCTCACTATGAAACTTTTTGAGGAGACTGATCATTTGACGT CTACAGGGAAAGTAACTACAAAAGTTGACGTTTATGCATATGGCGTCATACTAATGGAGATGATCACTGGAAGGAAAGTACTTGATGACTCATTACCTGATGACGAAACACATCTTGTAACAATCTTCCGAAGAAATATGCTTGACAAAGAAAAGTTCAGAAAGTTTGTGGATCCTACACTAGAACTCGGTGCTGAGGCTTGGAAGAGCCTGCTGGAGGTAGCTGATCTTGCCAGGCATTGCACAGCACGAGAGCAAAACCAGAGGCCCGACATGTGCCACTGTGTGAACCGACTTTCCAGTCTGCTTGATGAGTGGAAGCCTAcagaagttgatgatgatgacgagtgcGAGACAAGTGAGATGCATCTCAACCAGCAACTTGAGAAATGGAGGTGTGATGATTTTACCATATCAGATTCAGATACGTTCAGCACATTCAATATGTAA